GTGGCCGAACAACTCGTCCATGCCGCGCTGGATCTCTTCCAGGGCCAACCGGGTCGCCGGGGTAAACGTCTCCCGGCCTTTGCGCTCAATCGCGCGCCGGAAACCGGAGACCAGCAACAGTTCACGATCCAGGTCCTCCGGCATTCGCAGGGCGTCCAGGTAATCGTTGGCGCGCACCCAGGCTTCCTTCCATTCCGGGGAGGATTCAATTCCCGCACGGAGTGACGCTACATATTCAGGAGGTATAGCCATTTCTCAGAGCAAAAGGTGTCCTGGCGTAAGATAACGCAGCTTACATCCAGCTGCTGCGACGGGTTCGGGTTGTGAATCGTGAAGCTCACCAGCCAGCCGGTTCCGGTCGGCGTGAACTGCACGTCCCTGACCTCTCCCGGGTGGTTAACCACGATATGCGGCCGCAAATCACCCACCGGGATCAACTCGCCCTTCTTCGGCTTGTCGTACTCGACGCTGAACCTCGTCTCGTTCGACTCCGGATTCGGCCGCACGGTCGTCGACGCCACCCGGAACTGGTCCACATCCGGCTCATCTCCGGTCCAACGCAGCTGGTAAGCAAACTCGACCTTGCCGCCGGCTTCCGGCGGATTCCTGAATTCCCAACCCGCCACCTGATTGTCGGTGTATTCGTCTTTGGTAGGAATTTGCAGGAACCGGACAAAGCCCGGCCCGAGATCCGATTTCGACTGGACGATCAGGCTCGGACGCCGGTGGTATTCCGCCTCTCGATCGAGGTAGTCATCGATGTCGCGGTCCCGCTGCAGCATGGCAAACGAAGTCACGTCGGAAAACCGCCGTACCGTCACGTTGGGGGGGTTATCGAGGGGCACCCAGAGTTTCTCCCCCGAAACGGTGTTCATCAGCAAGCCGTCCGAGTCGTGCACCTCCGGCCGGAACTCCCGGCGTTTAAAGTCCGTCTTGTTCATGGAGAACTCGGTCTTGCCGCTAGGTTGATAGTCGGGCTTCAAGGTTGGTTTATTCACCGAGTTTTCACCGAAATAGAACATCGTGGTAAGCGGGGCGATCTCCAGCACCTCAGGCTTTTTCCGAACGAAGACCGTCGCTTTCACGTCGATGACGGTCGTCTCACCGTATTGCACGTCGAACTGGTAACCGCCCGTTACGCTTTGGCTGTCCAGAAGGGCAAAAAATCGGATGCCCTGATCACCCGGGTTCGGTTCCCGCATCCAGAATTCGCGAAAATATGGAAATTCCTCCGGACCGTTGATCCCGTTGTCGACGGCCAGGCCCCGGGTAGATAACCCCCAGTGCAACCCCCTGGCCACCGCGCGAAAGTAGCTGGCACCCAGGAACGAAAGAAACTCATCCTGGATCCCGGGCCGCGAGGACGGCACGTAAACCTTAAACCCGACGAAGGCTTCGTGTCCGCTGAACTGGAGCGGCTTATCGTAATAGAAGTACGCCGGCGAAAACGGGATATCATGGAGGCGATCCTTCTCAATGGCGTGAAACAGAACCAACTGCTTGAAATAGTAGCCCGGATGGAAGAAGCCCAGGCGGTAGGGCGCCGTTTCCCAAACGCTGTGTTCAGGCAGAAAGCGAATCCGCCGGTAAAGATCGTAATCGAGGTTCTGCAGCTCCGGTGACAAGTCCTGCACCTGCGGCGCGAAAGGCCCTTTGGCCAGGTCTTCCGCACGCTTGACGACATCCCGGTAACCGAACACCGCATCTTCGTCCGCCGGCGCCCTGCTCACGACGCCGAACCCGAGCGAAATCACGCAGAGCAGCACCATCCGGATCTTCATAAACGCGTGGAGGATGGCAGCTTCTCCCGCAAGGTCAAATAGAAGCC
This genomic stretch from Verrucomicrobiota bacterium harbors:
- a CDS encoding glucan biosynthesis protein, whose amino-acid sequence is MKIRMVLLCVISLGFGVVSRAPADEDAVFGYRDVVKRAEDLAKGPFAPQVQDLSPELQNLDYDLYRRIRFLPEHSVWETAPYRLGFFHPGYYFKQLVLFHAIEKDRLHDIPFSPAYFYYDKPLQFSGHEAFVGFKVYVPSSRPGIQDEFLSFLGASYFRAVARGLHWGLSTRGLAVDNGINGPEEFPYFREFWMREPNPGDQGIRFFALLDSQSVTGGYQFDVQYGETTVIDVKATVFVRKKPEVLEIAPLTTMFYFGENSVNKPTLKPDYQPSGKTEFSMNKTDFKRREFRPEVHDSDGLLMNTVSGEKLWVPLDNPPNVTVRRFSDVTSFAMLQRDRDIDDYLDREAEYHRRPSLIVQSKSDLGPGFVRFLQIPTKDEYTDNQVAGWEFRNPPEAGGKVEFAYQLRWTGDEPDVDQFRVASTTVRPNPESNETRFSVEYDKPKKGELIPVGDLRPHIVVNHPGEVRDVQFTPTGTGWLVSFTIHNPNPSQQLDVSCVILRQDTFCSEKWLYLLNM